The proteins below are encoded in one region of Apium graveolens cultivar Ventura chromosome 4, ASM990537v1, whole genome shotgun sequence:
- the LOC141720424 gene encoding trans-cinnamate:CoA ligase, peroxisomal-like: protein MDELNKCGANYVALTPTTFLKRASMVYANRASIIYADVRFNWLQTYQRCCRVASSLRSLNITKNDVVSVLAPNIPAMYEMHFAVPMAGAVLNAINTRLDAKNIATILRHSEAKMFFVDYEYVPVARDALRLLISDNYSCLPLVIVIDDIDSPTGIRLGELEYEQLVRHGNPNYVPEELEDEWDAIALNYTSGTTSDPKGVVYSHRGAFLSTMSLIQGWEMGTEPVYLWSLPMFHCNGWTFTWGVAARGGTNVCIRNTTAQEMYSAIAQHKVTHMCCAPIVFTILLEAKPEEKCNISNQVNILTGGAPPPAPLLEKMEQLGFHVMHAYGLTEATGPALVCEWQAKWNILPRDQQAKLKARQGVSILTLADVDVKDLTTMESVPHDGKTMGEIVLRGSSIMKGYFKDKVATQKAFKLGWFLTGDVGVIYPDGYLEIKDRSKDVIISGGENISSVELESILYKHPSIIEAAVVAMPHPRWGESPCAFVVAKKTDKNKVKEEDLLKHCQENLSKFMVPKKIEFVDEIPKTATGKPKKTQLREIAKTLVISDKPIAKKQINKVNRERPNYNNGHASDDQVLAMSRL, encoded by the exons ATGGATGAACTAAACAAGTGTGGAGCAAACTATGTAGCACTTACTCCTACCACCTTCTTGAAGAGAGCCTCTATGGTTTATGCCAACAGGGCCTCTATCATATATGCTGATGTTCGTTTTAACTGGCTCCAAACTTATCAACGTTGCTGTCGTGTCGCCTCCTCTCTTCGATCCCTCAACATTACCAAGAATGATGTT GTGTCGGTATTAGCACCAAACATTCCAGCAATGTACGAGATGCATTTTGCAGTGCCTATGGCTGGAGCTGTGCTTAATGCTATTAACACTAGGCTTGATGCCAAGAACATAGCTACTATTCTCCGTCACTCCGAAGCTAAAATGTTTTTTGTTGACTACGAATACGTGCCCGTGGCTCGTGATGCTCTCCGTCTGCTTATCTCTGATAATTATTCGTGCCTGCCTTTGGTGATTGTCATTGATGACATTGATTCCCCAACTGGAATTCGCTTAGGTGAGCTTGAATACGAACAACTTGTTCGTCATGGTAATCCTAATTATGTCCCTGAGGAGTTGGAAGACGAGTGGGACGCGATAGCACTGAATTACACATCTGGCACCACCTCAGATCCCAAAGGAGTGGTGTATAGTCACAGAGGGGCGTTTTTGAGTACGATGAGTTTGATCCAGGGATGGGAAATGGGGACAGAGCCTGTGTATCTGTGGTCACTCCCTATGTTCCATTGTAATGGTTGGACCTTCACATGGGGTGTGGCTGCACGCGGTGGCACCAACGTATGCATCCGCAACACCACTGCCCAAGAAATGTACTCTGCTATTGCGCAGCACAAAGTCACGCACATGTGTTGTGCCCCTATTGTGTTCACTATTCTCCTCGAGGCAAAACCCGAGGAGAAATGCAATATCAGTAATCAGGTGAATATACTAACCGGGGGAGCACCCCCACCAGCACCACTCCTGGAAAAGATGGAACAACTCGGTTTCCATGTCATGCATGCCTATGGCCTGACCGAGGCCACGGGACCTGCACTGGTATGCGAGTGGCAGGCTAAATGGAATATCCTGCCACGCGACCAGCAGGCAAAGCTCAAGGCTCGCCAGGGGGTCAGTATACTAACCCTCGCGGATGTTGATGTCAAAGACTTAACCACAATGGAAAGTGTGCCACATGATGGTAAGACAATGGGCGAAATAGTTCTCCGAGGTAGCAGTATCATGAAAGGCTACTTTAAAGATAAAGTTGCTACACAAAAGGCATTCAAGCTAGGCTGGTTCTTAACTGGTGACGTCGGGGTAATCTACCCTGATGGCTACCTGGAAATCAAGGACAGGTCAAAAGATGTTATTATCTCTGGCGGCGAAAACATAAGCAGTGTCGAATTAGAGTCAATACTTTACAAACATCCAAGTATCATTGAAGCAGCGGTGGTGGCAATGCCACATCCGCGATGGGGAGAGAGTCCTTGCGCCTTTGTTGTTGCAAAAAAGACAGACAAGAACAAAGTAAAGGAGGAAGATTTACTGAAACATTGTCAGGAAAATTTGTCCAAATTTATGGTACCAAAGAAGATTGAGTTTGTGGATGAAATTCCAAAAACTGCAACAGGAAAACCAAAAAAGACTCAACTCAGAGAAATTGCAAAGACACTGGTGATCTCGGACAAACCAATAGCCAAGAAACAGATTAACAAAGTCAACAGGGAGCGACCAAATTACAATAATGGACATGCAAGTGATGACCAAGTTCTTGCCATGTCTCGCCTTTGA